One genomic window of Tenacibaculum tangerinum includes the following:
- a CDS encoding GNAT family N-acetyltransferase, which yields MNFIVKRFQELTTSELYDLLQLRSEVFVVEQDCVYQDLDGKDQKALHVLGVKEGNIIAYARLFNSGEYFNTPSIGRVIVKKTERRYGYGHDLMKVAIKAISDNYKETTITISAQTYLQKFYESHGFKQVGEGYLEDGIPHIRMVKN from the coding sequence ATGAATTTTATAGTAAAAAGATTTCAAGAATTAACAACTTCAGAACTGTATGATTTACTTCAATTACGTTCTGAAGTTTTTGTTGTTGAACAAGATTGTGTGTATCAAGATTTAGACGGTAAAGATCAAAAAGCATTGCATGTCTTAGGAGTAAAAGAAGGTAATATCATCGCCTATGCACGCTTGTTTAACAGTGGTGAATATTTTAATACGCCTAGTATCGGTAGGGTTATCGTAAAGAAAACGGAACGTAGATATGGATACGGACACGATTTGATGAAAGTAGCTATCAAGGCTATTTCTGATAACTATAAAGAAACTACAATTACCATTTCTGCACAAACCTATTTACAGAAGTTCTACGAATCTCACGGATTTAAACAAGTAGGAGAAGGGTATTTAGAAGATGGAATTCCGCATATAAGAATGGTAAAGAATTAA
- the rpiB gene encoding ribose 5-phosphate isomerase B, translated as MTIAVGNDHAGTEYKFEIVNLLEELGYKVLNFGTNDTDSMDYPDAIHPAAEAVETGQAAMGIILCGSGNGAQMTANKHQGVRAALCWNNELVALTRQHNDANILTIPARFVSLQQALGFVKIFLATEFEGGRHANRVQKIACC; from the coding sequence ATGACAATCGCTGTAGGAAATGATCACGCAGGTACCGAATACAAATTCGAAATAGTTAATCTTTTAGAAGAATTAGGGTATAAAGTACTTAATTTTGGTACAAATGATACGGATAGTATGGATTATCCTGATGCTATTCATCCTGCTGCAGAAGCTGTAGAGACAGGACAAGCAGCCATGGGAATTATTTTATGTGGAAGTGGTAACGGAGCACAGATGACGGCTAATAAGCATCAAGGGGTACGTGCTGCCTTGTGTTGGAATAATGAATTGGTAGCATTAACACGTCAGCATAACGATGCTAATATTTTAACAATTCCAGCTCGTTTTGTATCGTTACAACAAGCACTAGGTTTTGTAAAGATTTTCTTAGCTACCGAATTTGAAGGTGGGCGTCATGCAAACCGAGTACAAAAGATAGCTTGCTGTTAA